A window from Nitrospira sp. ND1 encodes these proteins:
- a CDS encoding TonB-dependent receptor has translation MPEVVVSATRTPQSIATIPGSVTVITEQQIQQQNTISPTRALNDLLGKLVPGFSQAEQSTATSFAQTLRGRDIQVLVDGVPQNTSPMTGRDLFTIDPSAIERIEVIRGATAVYGNGATGGLVNIITRKGTDGKPVYTSDTSLNIAPRRPGQSIGGTITQGVSGKKGAVDYVVTGAFNHIGGTFDAQGDRSMPSHGGGIGSVANSTTYNLFAKIGYQFTEEQRLQLSVNYLQHRQHSDFIVDGAGSLVCPTPQSPGCFRSKQRYLSGMQLDDQQLGENTNVNLEYTHRSLWGSQIKTQLFHMNNSTRYQPWDARAFGGPLQQGSQDSRKWGGRFWATTPIPLYGDPEILWGADYIVENGGSRSTFFDNAQFDASGGRIFTKNGVEQTGKTLLRNIGTFARMQWHPHERWLLRGGVRYEDVRLEASDFINFIQNTIQGGTVGYSATVFNAGTVVDLTKEINTFFNYSEGFSLPSLADSFAFQPSGSLESVKPKAIRVRNYEVGLRGTWSPLTASLSLFRSTSQFGAVFNLLTGQLQQVPEVIEGIEAAVDARPSDRLRIGGTLTYQKGKADLTNDGNYTPLTTARIPPLKLTAYLEHETVPEWQWRNRIQMLYSGTRSQSHEAFLAGRGGDGLAVSSYVIVDLYSTIKAGPGYLRLGVENLLNKMYFLPQAQIVGTGITGGRGTVVTVGYNMKF, from the coding sequence ATGCCTGAAGTGGTGGTCTCCGCCACGCGCACACCGCAGTCGATTGCGACGATTCCGGGGTCGGTCACCGTCATCACGGAGCAGCAGATTCAGCAACAGAACACGATTTCGCCCACGCGAGCGTTAAATGATCTGTTGGGGAAATTGGTGCCGGGCTTCAGCCAGGCGGAGCAGAGCACCGCCACGTCGTTTGCACAAACCTTGCGCGGGCGTGACATTCAAGTGTTGGTGGACGGGGTGCCGCAAAACACCAGTCCGATGACGGGTCGCGATCTGTTCACGATCGATCCGAGCGCGATCGAGCGAATCGAGGTGATTCGCGGCGCCACGGCGGTGTATGGCAACGGCGCGACCGGCGGGCTTGTCAACATCATCACCAGGAAAGGGACGGACGGCAAGCCGGTCTATACGAGCGATACGAGCCTCAACATCGCGCCGCGCCGCCCGGGGCAGAGCATCGGCGGCACCATCACGCAAGGAGTCTCGGGGAAAAAAGGCGCGGTCGACTATGTGGTGACCGGCGCATTCAATCATATCGGCGGGACGTTTGATGCCCAGGGAGATCGATCGATGCCCAGTCATGGCGGCGGCATCGGGAGTGTGGCGAACTCTACTACCTATAACCTGTTTGCCAAGATCGGCTATCAGTTCACCGAGGAGCAGCGGTTGCAACTCTCCGTGAACTATCTACAACACCGCCAGCACTCGGATTTCATCGTGGACGGGGCTGGCTCTTTGGTATGCCCTACTCCGCAGAGTCCCGGCTGCTTTCGCAGCAAACAGCGGTATCTATCTGGGATGCAGCTGGACGACCAACAGCTTGGGGAGAACACGAATGTGAATCTGGAGTACACGCACCGGTCGTTATGGGGAAGTCAGATCAAGACGCAGCTGTTTCACATGAATAATTCGACCCGGTATCAGCCATGGGATGCGCGTGCGTTCGGAGGACCTCTCCAGCAAGGCTCGCAGGACTCGCGTAAATGGGGCGGTCGGTTCTGGGCGACGACGCCGATTCCCCTCTACGGCGATCCTGAGATTCTGTGGGGCGCCGACTACATCGTGGAAAACGGCGGGAGCCGTTCAACGTTCTTCGATAATGCGCAATTCGATGCCAGCGGAGGGCGTATCTTCACGAAAAACGGTGTCGAGCAAACCGGCAAAACCTTACTTCGGAATATCGGGACGTTCGCGCGGATGCAGTGGCATCCTCATGAGCGATGGCTGCTGCGGGGCGGCGTACGATACGAAGATGTCCGCCTGGAGGCATCGGATTTTATCAACTTCATTCAGAACACCATTCAGGGCGGGACGGTCGGGTACAGCGCCACGGTGTTCAACGCGGGGACAGTGGTTGATCTCACAAAGGAAATCAACACGTTCTTTAACTACTCCGAAGGCTTTTCGCTGCCGAGCCTGGCCGACTCGTTTGCTTTCCAGCCGTCGGGTAGTTTGGAATCGGTGAAGCCGAAGGCCATTCGCGTGCGGAATTATGAAGTTGGACTTCGCGGCACGTGGAGCCCTTTGACCGCCTCCTTGTCGCTATTCCGCAGCACCTCTCAATTCGGGGCCGTGTTCAATCTCCTGACGGGGCAACTCCAACAGGTGCCGGAAGTCATCGAAGGCATCGAGGCGGCGGTGGATGCGCGGCCAAGCGATCGCCTGCGAATCGGCGGGACCCTGACCTATCAAAAGGGGAAAGCCGACCTCACGAATGATGGGAATTACACGCCTCTAACTACGGCTCGTATTCCGCCGCTCAAATTGACTGCGTACCTTGAGCACGAGACCGTGCCGGAGTGGCAATGGCGCAATCGCATTCAGATGCTGTACTCCGGAACGCGCAGTCAGTCCCACGAGGCATTTCTGGCGGGACGCGGCGGGGATGGTCTGGCGGTGTCGAGCTATGTGATCGTGGATCTCTACAGTACGATCAAGGCCGGGCCCGGGTATCTGCGGCTCGGGGTCGAGAATCTTCTGAACAAGATGTATTTTCTGCCGCAGGCACAAATCGTGGGAACCGGGATTACGGGTGGGCGAGGCACCGTAGTGACAGTCGGTTACAACATGAAGTTCTGA